The genomic region TTGATATGGGTCAGTCTGATGGGTTTGGTAGTGACGAGCCGCCGCAGTCAGGCGCAGTAGTGTTCAACTGAAGGAATGTTGCCCAAATGTGGGAGGGGGCTTGCCCCCGATAGCAGGGTGTCAGCCAGCTTATCTATAGCTGATACACCGCCATCAGCGAATCTGGTGTTTATGCAGCAACCGGTAGAACGTCGGCCGGGAAATCCCCAGCACACGGGCGGCGACACTCAGGTTGTCGCTGTGCCGGTTGAGCACATCGCACAGCGCCTGGCGCTCGGCGCGGTGCTTGTAGTCTTCCAGTGTCGCCATCGGCGCCGAAAGCGCCTGTGGGCCTTGCAAGCCCAGATCAACGGCTTCGATCTGGCGCCCTTCGGCCAACACCAGGCCGCGGCGCACGCGGTTGGCCAGTTCCCGCACATTGCCCGGCCAAGGGTGTTGCCCCATCGCCACCAGCGCGTCCTCGCTGAAACTGCGCGGGCGCCGGCCGGTTTCCCGGCTATAGAAACGCGAAAAGTGGTTGGCCAGCATCGCCACGTCGCCATGGCGTTCGCGCAAAGGCGCGGTGACCACTTGCAGGACATTCAGGCGGTAATACAGGTCTTCGCGAAAGGTGCCCTTCTCCACCGCAGCTTCGAGGTTGACATGGGTCGCGGCAAGCACCCGCACATCCACCGGGATCGGCTGACTGCCGCCGACGCGCTCGATGTGTTTTTCCTGCAGGAAACGCAAAAGGTTGGCTTGCAGCTCCAGCGGTAGGTCACCGATTTCATCCAGGAACAGCGTGCCACCGTTGGCGGCCTCAATGCGCCCCACCTTGCGCTGATGAGCGCCGGTGAACGCGCCTTTTTCGTGACCGAACAGTTCGGATTGGATCAGGTGTTCAGGGATAGCACCGCAATTGATCGCCACGAACGGTTTAGCGTGCCGTTGGGATTGCCGGTGCAAGGTCTTGGCCACCAGCTCTTTACCGGTGCCGCTGTCGCCGCGGATCAACACAGGGGATTCAGTGGGGGCCAACTTGGCCAACAATTTGCGCAGTTCACGAATGGGGCGGCTGTCGCCCAACAGCTCGTGGGGCTCATCTACAGGCGCGTAACCCTTGCCACGCAGGCGCGCCATGCCGAACGCACGGCCGATAGTCACCTGGACCCGGGATACATCGAACGGCAACGTATGGAAGTCGAAGAACCATTCACAGACAAAATCAGCGACGTTCTGCA from Pseudomonas synxantha harbors:
- a CDS encoding sigma-54 dependent transcriptional regulator, giving the protein MLVTPVQRRLLVVDPCDDCHDLLPGLRTAGWEVDSCALQAVGERSCDVGLLRLQPSHLERPEAVKELIGRSGTEWIAVLSQDVLRLQNVADFVCEWFFDFHTLPFDVSRVQVTIGRAFGMARLRGKGYAPVDEPHELLGDSRPIRELRKLLAKLAPTESPVLIRGDSGTGKELVAKTLHRQSQRHAKPFVAINCGAIPEHLIQSELFGHEKGAFTGAHQRKVGRIEAANGGTLFLDEIGDLPLELQANLLRFLQEKHIERVGGSQPIPVDVRVLAATHVNLEAAVEKGTFREDLYYRLNVLQVVTAPLRERHGDVAMLANHFSRFYSRETGRRPRSFSEDALVAMGQHPWPGNVRELANRVRRGLVLAEGRQIEAVDLGLQGPQALSAPMATLEDYKHRAERQALCDVLNRHSDNLSVAARVLGISRPTFYRLLHKHQIR